A stretch of the Microcella sp. genome encodes the following:
- a CDS encoding YlxR family protein, whose protein sequence is MEPVRTCLGCRQRAPRSSLVRVVARDGAVVVDARARFPGRGAWVHSTRDCVEIATERRAWARALRVAGPLDAASVLTTISSSEEKADRHMDN, encoded by the coding sequence ATGGAACCCGTCAGAACCTGCCTCGGCTGTCGACAGCGGGCGCCTCGATCCTCACTCGTGAGGGTGGTCGCGCGCGATGGAGCGGTCGTGGTGGATGCTCGGGCCCGGTTTCCGGGTCGGGGTGCGTGGGTGCACAGCACTCGCGACTGCGTCGAAATCGCCACTGAGCGGCGGGCCTGGGCCCGCGCGCTGCGGGTGGCGGGTCCGCTCGACGCAGCATCCGTTCTGACGACCATTTCATCATCCGAAGAAAAGGCTGATCGGCACATGGACAACTAA
- the nusA gene encoding transcription termination factor NusA: MDIDLSILRMMEREREIPFDELVQIIEQAILTAYLKHTDHDDHRGTDEPQPRVELDRKTGHVTVFVPEFDDEGALIGEAPDSPDDFGRIAAFAAKQVINQRLRDIGDDRVLGEFKGREGDIVAGVIQQGPNPRMIHIDLGTIEAIMPPEEQVAGEEYTHGNRIRVYVTSVSKGLKGPQITVSRTHPSLVRKLFALEVPEIASGVVEITALAREAGHRTKIAVRSLEPGVNAKGACIGELGQRVRAVTNELGNEKIDIVDHSDDLATFVANALSPAKVSSAFVLDPSTKAVRALVPDYQLSLAIGKEGQNARLAAKLTGAKIDIQPDSVMDE, translated from the coding sequence GTGGACATCGACCTGAGCATCTTGAGGATGATGGAGCGTGAGCGGGAGATCCCGTTCGACGAGCTCGTGCAGATCATCGAGCAGGCCATTCTGACGGCCTACCTGAAGCACACTGATCACGACGACCACCGCGGAACCGACGAGCCGCAGCCGCGCGTCGAGCTCGACCGCAAGACCGGTCACGTGACGGTCTTTGTGCCCGAGTTCGACGACGAGGGCGCGCTCATCGGCGAGGCCCCCGACAGCCCCGACGACTTCGGCCGCATTGCCGCGTTCGCCGCGAAGCAGGTCATCAACCAGCGGCTGCGCGACATCGGTGACGACCGCGTGCTCGGCGAGTTCAAAGGCCGCGAAGGCGACATCGTTGCCGGGGTGATTCAGCAGGGGCCGAACCCGCGCATGATCCACATCGACCTCGGCACGATCGAGGCCATCATGCCGCCGGAGGAGCAGGTCGCTGGCGAGGAATACACCCACGGCAACCGCATTCGCGTCTACGTCACGAGCGTGTCGAAAGGTCTCAAGGGCCCGCAGATCACCGTCAGCCGCACGCACCCCTCGCTCGTGCGCAAGCTGTTCGCGCTCGAGGTGCCCGAGATCGCGAGCGGCGTTGTCGAGATCACAGCGCTCGCCCGCGAGGCCGGGCACCGCACGAAGATCGCGGTGCGCTCGCTCGAGCCGGGCGTCAACGCCAAAGGCGCGTGCATTGGCGAGCTCGGGCAGCGGGTGCGCGCGGTCACGAACGAGCTCGGCAACGAGAAGATCGACATCGTCGACCACAGCGACGATCTGGCCACCTTTGTCGCCAACGCGCTCTCACCGGCGAAGGTGTCGAGCGCCTTCGTACTCGACCCCTCGACCAAGGCGGTTCGTGCCCTCGTGCCCGACTACCAGCTCTCGCTCGCGATCGGCAAAGAGGGCCAGAACGCCCGCCTCGCCGCCAAGCTGACGGGCGCGAAGATCGATATCCAACCGGATTCAGTGATGGACGAGTAG